The following proteins come from a genomic window of Trifolium pratense cultivar HEN17-A07 linkage group LG4, ARS_RC_1.1, whole genome shotgun sequence:
- the LOC123882126 gene encoding transportin-1-like: MLQVNKDPDEEVALESCEFWSAYCDAQMPPENLREYLPRLIPILLSNMAYADDDESLIEAEEEGSQPDRDQDLKPRFHVSRFHGSDEVEDDDDDVVNTWNLRKCSAAALDILSNVFGDEILPTLMPFFLDWQIGWRCSMIPRH; encoded by the exons ATGTTACAAGTTAACAAGGACCCAGATGAAGAAGTGGCCCTTGAATCCTGTGAATTTTG GTCGGCATATTGTGATGCTCAAATGCCACCAGAAAACTTGAGAGAATATTTGCCTCGTCTTATTCCA ATATTGTTGTCAAACATGGCTTATGCAGATGATGATGAATCACTTATTGAAGCTGAG GAAGAGGGTTCTCAACCTGATCGAGATCAG GATCTTAAACCTCGATTTCATGTATCAAGGTTTCATGGATCAGATGAAGTAGAAGATGAT GATGATGATGTTGTTAATACTTGGAATTTACGGAAATGTAGTGCAGCTGCTCTAGATATTCTCTCGAACGTGTTTGGAGATGAGATCCTTCCCACTCTGATGCCTTTTTTTCTTGATTGGCAAATTGGATGgag GTGTTCGATGATCCCACGTCATTAA